Proteins found in one Paenibacillus dendritiformis genomic segment:
- a CDS encoding ABC transporter permease, whose product MSGINLQGLQPEQGPDAELKPHLPAPDANDKPVGLWIMAWKKFMSNPFAVGGLLVLCFFIVIALFARLIAPYDPAAIDLLNANLPAGSPGHLFGTDELGRDILSRLVYSSQVSMLVGFLVALISVVIGSTIGAISGYFGGWVDTFFMRLVDVMNSVPTLFLNILVLSIFGSKFSYMIIILGATSWMSLARLVRGNFLQLREMQYVEAAKAIGVSSWGIIGRHLLRNSTAPIIVNATLMVGGAILAESALSYLGLGVQAPATSWGLMLSNAQQFMLVDPLQALYPGLCIFIVVLAVNFIGDGIRDAFDPRKKVKIPRRRLRKWQENFLKSKI is encoded by the coding sequence ATGAGTGGGATCAATCTGCAGGGGCTTCAGCCGGAGCAAGGGCCGGATGCCGAACTCAAGCCCCATCTGCCGGCACCAGATGCGAACGATAAGCCTGTCGGCTTGTGGATAATGGCCTGGAAGAAGTTCATGAGCAACCCGTTTGCGGTGGGCGGATTACTTGTTCTCTGTTTTTTTATCGTTATCGCGCTCTTCGCCCGCCTTATCGCTCCATACGATCCGGCCGCGATCGATTTACTGAATGCGAACTTGCCGGCGGGAAGCCCTGGCCATCTGTTCGGAACTGATGAATTGGGACGAGATATTCTGTCCCGGCTCGTATACAGCAGTCAAGTATCGATGTTGGTCGGCTTCTTGGTCGCTTTGATCTCGGTCGTTATCGGAAGCACGATCGGCGCGATCTCCGGCTATTTCGGCGGCTGGGTCGACACGTTCTTCATGCGCCTGGTCGATGTGATGAATTCCGTGCCGACCTTGTTTTTGAATATCTTGGTTCTGTCCATATTCGGCTCCAAGTTCAGCTATATGATTATCATCCTTGGGGCTACCAGTTGGATGAGTTTGGCCCGTCTCGTCAGGGGGAACTTCCTCCAATTGAGAGAGATGCAGTATGTGGAAGCCGCGAAGGCGATTGGCGTATCCAGTTGGGGCATTATCGGCAGGCATTTGCTGCGGAATTCAACGGCTCCGATCATCGTTAACGCAACCTTGATGGTAGGCGGCGCCATCTTGGCCGAATCGGCGCTGTCCTACCTTGGATTGGGCGTTCAGGCTCCGGCTACAAGCTGGGGACTGATGCTCAGCAACGCCCAGCAGTTCATGCTGGTCGATCCGCTGCAAGCGCTTTATCCGGGATTGTGCATCTTTATTGTCGTGTTGGCGGTGAACTTTATCGGAGACGGTATCCGGGATGCGTTCGACCCGCGCAAGAAAGTGAAAATTCCACGGAGGAGGCTGCGGAAATGGCAGGAAAACTTCTTGAAGTCCAAAATCTGA
- a CDS encoding helix-turn-helix domain-containing protein, which translates to MIRTPYDLILFSCEDHISFLTKKVDANDHIHHYIQVTIGLEHDFDITIANQPLRASGVILPSNTSHKLYGGEEWQWYLLVNPESLFGEMLKRAFLPRKNAYVLDAHSVNQLRHIATESLLTAACPEAYMKAFGRTREALGLQASGIDHALDDRIVDVLSCIERSPLHRLTVKRLSERVYLSESRLSHLFKEEVGISLSSYILLQKMETAFHYIFSGHTMTEAALEAGFSSSSHFTRTVRDKLGMPPRAIVQNSRYMKVNSLHLPYSQARKGDDHGAHSIFAGDEPR; encoded by the coding sequence ATGATACGGACTCCATACGACTTAATCCTGTTCTCATGCGAGGATCATATTTCTTTCTTGACCAAAAAGGTGGATGCCAATGATCATATCCACCACTATATTCAAGTAACCATTGGGCTTGAACATGATTTTGATATCACGATCGCCAATCAACCCTTGCGCGCCTCCGGGGTGATTCTTCCATCGAATACAAGTCATAAGCTGTATGGCGGCGAAGAATGGCAATGGTATTTGTTAGTCAATCCGGAATCGCTGTTCGGCGAAATGCTGAAGCGGGCCTTTTTGCCCAGGAAGAACGCTTATGTTCTCGATGCGCACTCGGTGAATCAATTGCGGCATATCGCCACGGAATCCTTGCTTACGGCGGCTTGTCCCGAAGCCTATATGAAGGCGTTCGGCCGGACCAGGGAAGCGCTGGGGCTGCAAGCTTCCGGAATTGATCATGCGCTGGATGATCGGATTGTGGACGTGCTAAGCTGCATCGAGCGGTCCCCCCTGCATCGCTTGACCGTCAAGCGGCTCAGTGAACGCGTTTATTTATCGGAAAGCCGCCTGTCTCATCTCTTTAAGGAAGAGGTCGGCATTTCCTTATCCAGCTACATTCTTCTTCAAAAAATGGAGACGGCATTTCACTATATTTTTAGCGGCCATACGATGACAGAAGCGGCCCTGGAGGCGGGATTCAGCAGTTCTTCTCATTTTACCCGCACGGTGCGGGACAAGCTCGGCATGCCTCCGCGCGCCATCGTGCAGAATAGCAGATATATGAAAGTCAATTCGCTCCATCTCCCTTATAGTCAAGCTAGAAAGGGTGATGATCATGGAGCGCATTCCATATTTGCAGGCGACGAGCCTCGTTGA
- a CDS encoding ABC transporter ATP-binding protein translates to MFDTIRMITGRSGALFTRATLYTIIEMIANAAPMGLLFFILASLFEAAPTVEQIVWWAAILLVLFAIQAVFGGLGQIEAQSRGASIMKEVRLRLGEHLRKLPMGFFARNDQGDISHTLLANVDEAEMILTHLFNQFIGAVTLPIVSALFLLAVDWRLALAVLVSVPLALPLLFWSQRVMAKRSKQRQGAAAAVNSRLLEYVQTIRLLKAHNQTGQRFARLDRAMARLRDDSIRVEALTSPVVMLFSIVLELGFILLLLIGCYLLEGGRVDTPMLLIFLVISTKFYQPLRAAGASLTQMRYIASAGERIQGIFAEKPLPEPEQPQRPGSYDIKFEHVRFGHGENEVLRGIDLHISECSLVALVGPSGAGKSTIAGLISRYWDVTEGAVKIGGIDVRDMRSEELLASISTVQQQPYLFNETIADNIRMGKPAATDEEVMEAAQAAHCHEFIMKLPFGYGTIAGEGGAMLSGGEKQRIAIARAMLKDAPIIILDEATASLDPENEMHLQRAISKLTQRKTVLVIAHRLKTIRGADSIIVVQQGRIAETGTHDELLAQGGLYQRLWQEQQKIGGWKIGGGHRTA, encoded by the coding sequence ATGTTTGACACGATACGCATGATTACTGGGCGATCCGGGGCATTGTTCACGCGGGCAACCCTCTATACCATTATCGAAATGATCGCGAACGCCGCTCCGATGGGGCTGCTGTTCTTCATCCTGGCCTCGCTGTTCGAAGCAGCGCCGACAGTGGAGCAAATCGTCTGGTGGGCAGCGATTCTGCTCGTGCTGTTCGCGATCCAGGCGGTATTTGGCGGCCTGGGACAGATCGAGGCGCAGAGCAGGGGGGCCTCGATCATGAAGGAGGTGCGGCTGCGTCTCGGCGAGCATTTGCGGAAGCTGCCGATGGGCTTTTTTGCCCGCAACGATCAGGGGGATATCAGTCATACGCTCCTGGCGAACGTCGATGAAGCGGAAATGATCTTGACGCATTTGTTCAATCAGTTCATCGGGGCGGTAACGCTGCCGATCGTGAGCGCCTTGTTCCTGCTGGCCGTCGATTGGCGGTTGGCGCTGGCTGTGCTCGTATCCGTGCCGCTGGCTCTGCCGCTCCTGTTCTGGTCCCAGCGCGTGATGGCGAAGCGCAGCAAGCAGCGGCAAGGGGCGGCGGCAGCGGTCAATTCGCGCCTGCTCGAGTATGTGCAGACGATTCGCCTGCTGAAGGCGCATAACCAGACTGGTCAGCGGTTCGCGCGCTTGGACCGGGCGATGGCCCGCCTGCGGGACGACAGCATCCGCGTGGAAGCGTTGACGTCGCCGGTCGTGATGCTGTTCTCCATCGTGCTCGAATTGGGATTCATCCTGCTGCTGCTGATCGGCTGCTACTTGCTCGAAGGAGGGCGCGTCGATACGCCGATGCTGCTCATTTTCCTCGTCATCAGCACGAAGTTCTATCAGCCGCTGCGCGCGGCGGGCGCGTCATTGACGCAGATGAGATATATTGCCTCCGCAGGCGAGCGCATCCAGGGGATTTTCGCCGAGAAGCCGCTGCCCGAGCCGGAACAGCCGCAGCGTCCGGGCTCTTACGATATCAAGTTCGAACATGTGAGGTTCGGTCACGGGGAGAACGAGGTGCTGCGAGGAATTGATTTGCATATATCGGAATGCAGCCTCGTCGCGCTGGTGGGGCCTTCCGGAGCGGGCAAATCAACGATAGCCGGCTTAATCTCGCGGTATTGGGATGTCACCGAGGGGGCCGTCAAGATTGGCGGGATCGATGTCCGGGATATGCGCAGCGAGGAACTGCTGGCGTCCATCAGCACGGTGCAGCAGCAGCCCTATTTGTTCAACGAGACGATCGCCGACAATATTCGGATGGGCAAGCCAGCAGCTACGGACGAAGAAGTGATGGAAGCAGCGCAAGCGGCGCACTGCCATGAGTTTATTATGAAGCTGCCGTTCGGCTACGGTACGATCGCAGGCGAGGGCGGGGCCATGCTGTCGGGCGGCGAGAAGCAGCGGATCGCGATTGCCCGGGCGATGCTGAAGGATGCGCCCATCATTATTCTCGACGAAGCGACGGCCTCGCTCGATCCGGAGAATGAAATGCATCTGCAGCGTGCCATCAGCAAGCTGACGCAGCGCAAAACGGTGCTCGTCATCGCCCATCGCCTGAAGACGATCCGCGGGGCCGATTCGATCATCGTCGTGCAGCAGGGGCGGATCGCCGAGACGGGCACGCATGACGAGCTGCTGGCGCAAGGCGGCTTGTATCAGCGGTTGTGGCAGGAGCAGCAGAAAATCGGAGGCTGGAAGATCGGCGGCGGCCATCGGACGGCCTGA
- a CDS encoding amino acid ABC transporter permease, with protein MDKNIQIFIDSLWPLLKSGLLFAIPLTLISFVLGLALALLTALARLSNIRPLVWAARFYVWIIRGTPLLVQLFIIFYGLPSVGITIGAFPAAVIGFLLSVGAYNSEVLRAAIQSIPQGQWEAAESLSMTRSQILRRIILPQAARVSVPPLSNSFISLVKDTSLAATITVTEMFQRAQQIAAATYEHMLIYCEVALLYLLFSTILSALQAKTEKYFERYAVR; from the coding sequence ATGGATAAAAATATACAGATCTTTATCGATTCGCTATGGCCCTTGCTCAAATCGGGGCTGTTGTTCGCGATTCCGCTTACGCTGATCTCGTTCGTGCTTGGTCTGGCGCTCGCTTTATTGACGGCGTTGGCCCGCTTGTCGAATATCCGGCCGCTCGTGTGGGCAGCCCGCTTCTATGTCTGGATCATTCGGGGGACGCCGCTGCTCGTGCAATTATTTATTATTTTCTACGGTCTACCCAGCGTCGGCATTACAATCGGCGCCTTCCCGGCCGCGGTTATCGGATTCTTGCTGAGCGTCGGCGCCTACAACTCGGAAGTGCTGCGGGCCGCCATTCAGTCGATTCCGCAGGGACAATGGGAAGCGGCGGAATCGCTCAGCATGACGCGCAGCCAGATTTTGCGCCGGATTATTCTGCCGCAAGCGGCCAGGGTGTCGGTGCCGCCTCTGTCGAATTCGTTCATCAGCCTGGTGAAGGATACATCGCTGGCCGCGACGATTACGGTAACGGAGATGTTCCAGCGCGCGCAGCAGATCGCGGCGGCCACCTACGAGCATATGCTCATCTATTGCGAAGTGGCGCTTCTGTATTTATTGTTCAGCACGATTTTGTCCGCCCTGCAGGCGAAGACGGAAAAATATTTTGAACGCTACGCCGTTCGATAG
- a CDS encoding amino acid ABC transporter ATP-binding protein: protein MIDIRDVRRHIGDVPILKGISLHVNKGETVVIIGPSGSGKSTLLRCLNLLEQPTSGSVRIGDAELHFREGAGLERAALMRLRLHTGMVFQAHHLFPHMTALHNVMEGPVTVRRRAQAEARAIALKLLEKVGLADKAEAYPYQLSGGQQQRVGIARALALEPDVMLFDEPTSALDPEIAGEVLDVMAELKQEGMTMVIVTHEMQFARSMADRVLFLDQGVVIEEGPSDQLFDRPAQERTRQFLRRLHWMKDVPAAASQAI from the coding sequence ATGATAGACATAAGAGACGTGCGCAGACATATCGGAGATGTGCCGATCTTGAAAGGGATCAGTCTGCATGTGAATAAAGGGGAGACGGTCGTTATCATCGGCCCTTCGGGCTCCGGCAAGTCGACGCTGCTTCGCTGCTTGAATTTGCTGGAGCAGCCGACGAGTGGCTCGGTTCGCATTGGCGATGCCGAGCTCCATTTCCGGGAGGGGGCAGGGCTGGAGCGGGCAGCGCTGATGAGGCTGCGCCTGCATACCGGGATGGTGTTCCAGGCGCATCATTTGTTCCCGCATATGACTGCGCTGCACAATGTGATGGAAGGTCCGGTTACGGTACGGCGGCGGGCGCAAGCGGAAGCGCGCGCTATCGCGCTCAAGCTGCTGGAGAAGGTCGGGTTGGCCGACAAGGCAGAGGCGTACCCGTACCAGCTGTCGGGCGGGCAGCAGCAGCGTGTCGGCATCGCGAGGGCCTTGGCGTTAGAACCGGATGTGATGCTGTTCGATGAGCCCACGTCGGCGCTCGATCCCGAGATCGCGGGCGAAGTGCTGGACGTGATGGCCGAACTGAAGCAGGAAGGGATGACGATGGTCATCGTCACCCATGAGATGCAGTTCGCGCGCAGCATGGCCGACCGGGTTCTTTTCCTGGATCAAGGGGTTGTCATCGAGGAAGGCCCGTCGGATCAACTGTTCGACCGGCCAGCCCAGGAGCGGACGCGGCAATTTCTCCGTCGTCTCCATTGGATGAAGGATGTCCCGGCCGCAGCTTCCCAGGCGATATGA
- a CDS encoding transglutaminase-like domain-containing protein: MERIPYLQATSLVDYNHPSIRKLVEERQWDQLSDYDKIRAIYDFVRNEIPFGYNRSDDIPASEVLRDGCGQCNTKSILLMALLRKVGIPCRIHGFYIDKRMQKGALTGLVYFFAPQKIVHAWTEVYYDNKWLALEGVIIDDPYLGQVKDRLCSSDGGFIGYGVAVQNREQINLCWRGDSTYIQSFSITEDLGYYDHPDEFFSAYNNTKSPIKKMLLNLLRKRVNRQVDAIRKGTR, from the coding sequence ATGGAGCGCATTCCATATTTGCAGGCGACGAGCCTCGTTGATTACAACCATCCATCTATTCGCAAGCTGGTGGAAGAACGCCAATGGGATCAACTCTCCGACTACGACAAAATTCGGGCAATCTATGATTTTGTTCGCAATGAGATCCCATTCGGCTACAACCGGAGCGACGATATTCCCGCTTCCGAAGTGCTGCGGGACGGCTGCGGGCAATGCAATACAAAAAGCATTCTTCTCATGGCCCTCCTGCGCAAAGTCGGCATTCCCTGCCGCATTCACGGGTTCTATATCGATAAGCGCATGCAAAAAGGCGCGTTAACCGGCTTGGTTTACTTTTTTGCGCCGCAAAAGATCGTTCATGCCTGGACTGAAGTATATTACGATAACAAGTGGCTGGCTCTTGAGGGGGTCATCATCGACGATCCGTATCTGGGTCAGGTCAAGGATAGGCTGTGCAGCTCGGATGGAGGGTTTATCGGATACGGGGTAGCCGTCCAGAACAGGGAGCAGATCAACCTCTGCTGGCGCGGGGACAGCACCTATATTCAGAGCTTTTCCATTACCGAAGATTTGGGGTATTACGACCATCCGGATGAGTTCTTTTCCGCGTACAACAATACGAAGAGTCCTATCAAAAAGATGCTGCTGAATCTATTGCGCAAGCGGGTGAACAGACAGGTGGATGCCATCCGCAAGGGAACGCGGTAG
- a CDS encoding amino acid ABC transporter substrate-binding protein: protein MKRRTLTFLLFALAAMMLAACGSQSEGAKPEPGQGASASAEAGGLLEEIKASGKLRIGTEGTYPPFTFHDDSGKLTGFDVEIAEEVAKRLGVTPEFTEAKWDGMFAGLDAKRFDIVVNQVAINDDRKQKYDFSDPYSVSKAVLIVHEDNQDVKAFADIQGKKAGQSLTSNLTELAKENGADIVQTDGFNQAIELLVSKRIDVTVNDGLSFLDFKKHRPDAKVKVVAEHANASRSGILLRKDNPELVDAVNKALADMKADGTYLTISQKYFNADISK, encoded by the coding sequence ATGAAGAGAAGAACGTTAACATTCCTGTTGTTTGCCCTTGCAGCAATGATGCTGGCGGCTTGCGGAAGTCAGAGCGAGGGCGCGAAGCCAGAGCCCGGACAAGGGGCGTCCGCATCGGCGGAAGCGGGCGGCTTGCTGGAAGAGATCAAGGCGAGCGGGAAGCTGCGCATCGGCACCGAGGGGACGTATCCGCCATTCACGTTCCATGACGACAGCGGCAAGCTGACCGGGTTCGACGTCGAGATTGCCGAGGAGGTCGCGAAGCGGTTAGGGGTGACGCCGGAATTCACCGAAGCGAAGTGGGACGGAATGTTCGCCGGGCTGGACGCGAAGCGGTTCGACATCGTCGTGAACCAGGTGGCCATCAACGATGATCGCAAGCAGAAGTATGACTTTTCCGATCCGTACAGCGTGTCGAAGGCCGTGCTGATCGTGCATGAAGATAATCAGGATGTGAAGGCTTTTGCGGATATTCAAGGCAAAAAAGCGGGCCAATCGCTTACTTCCAACTTGACGGAGCTGGCAAAAGAGAACGGCGCGGACATCGTGCAGACCGATGGCTTCAACCAGGCGATCGAATTGCTTGTATCGAAGCGCATAGATGTCACGGTGAATGACGGATTGTCCTTCCTCGATTTCAAAAAGCACCGTCCCGACGCCAAGGTGAAGGTCGTGGCGGAGCATGCAAATGCGTCCCGCAGCGGCATCCTGCTGCGCAAAGACAATCCGGAGCTGGTCGACGCGGTGAATAAGGCCTTGGCGGACATGAAGGCCGACGGCACGTATTTGACCATTTCCCAAAAATATTTTAATGCCGACATTTCGAAATAA
- a CDS encoding ABC transporter permease, with the protein MTEFLIRRILQSLLVLFLVSIVTFGLIHSAPGGPTQIFLSPGLSQEAGKIQAQNLGLDKPIHIQYMKWIGGLLQGDMGHTFKNNLPVGEILWPTVKNTVILMSAAWLFAMLIAIPWGIYNSTSEYGLSDQTASLISYIGFAMPTFWFGIILQELFALKLDLLPLSDMYTMGKEGDLGDLFLHLVLPVSVLTLGFLASYVKYSRSSMLEVLEQDFIRTARAKGMKERRVIFRHALRNAMIPIITILGLDLPILVGGAAITESVFNWPGMGRLFVEMALAREYSVLMAITLITAVIVVLGNLIADILYAVVDPRVQLGRKGGASA; encoded by the coding sequence ATGACGGAGTTTCTGATCCGCCGGATACTGCAATCCCTTTTGGTGCTGTTTCTCGTTTCCATCGTTACCTTTGGGCTTATCCATTCGGCGCCGGGCGGCCCGACGCAAATTTTTCTGTCGCCGGGATTGTCTCAGGAGGCCGGCAAGATTCAAGCGCAGAATCTTGGGCTCGATAAGCCGATCCATATCCAATACATGAAGTGGATTGGCGGCTTGCTGCAGGGCGACATGGGCCATACGTTCAAGAACAATTTGCCGGTAGGCGAGATCCTGTGGCCCACGGTGAAAAATACGGTCATTCTGATGAGCGCGGCCTGGCTGTTCGCGATGCTGATCGCGATACCGTGGGGCATTTATAACAGCACCTCCGAATATGGGCTATCGGATCAGACCGCATCCCTGATCTCGTATATCGGGTTCGCCATGCCCACCTTTTGGTTCGGGATTATTTTGCAGGAATTATTCGCGTTGAAATTGGATCTGCTGCCCTTATCCGATATGTATACGATGGGGAAGGAAGGGGATCTCGGAGATCTCTTCCTCCATCTTGTGTTGCCGGTATCGGTGCTCACGCTTGGCTTCCTTGCTTCTTATGTAAAATATTCGCGCTCCAGCATGCTGGAAGTTCTGGAGCAAGACTTCATCCGGACGGCGAGAGCCAAGGGAATGAAGGAGAGAAGAGTGATTTTCCGCCATGCGCTGCGCAATGCCATGATACCGATTATTACGATCCTTGGGCTGGATCTGCCGATCCTTGTCGGAGGAGCCGCGATTACCGAAAGCGTATTCAATTGGCCGGGGATGGGACGGTTGTTCGTCGAGATGGCCTTGGCCCGGGAATACTCGGTGTTGATGGCTATCACCTTAATTACGGCGGTCATTGTCGTGTTGGGGAACTTGATAGCCGACATCCTGTATGCTGTTGTTGATCCGCGCGTGCAGTTGGGACGTAAAGGGGGGGCGTCAGCATGA
- a CDS encoding phosphotransferase enzyme family protein, which produces MITKQHIEPILQSYVKDSILSYNLIDNSYEDEYRYIVIVQTAKHGPLVLKCYSDSYTNGDKIDGWARLAQAYRQGGIRTPRFYPADNGSYSVAISVEGLPFQVWAEEYMPYPTMDDRDLDMEDMSAGFLRQLGSCMGNMHTKALQERIEYDWNSPYVLLDPEEENYSDAKQWYETLKYSEADYALIEEIWDVYNRKRKELEAAFPGLPAGGVQGDLSLNNLLIDEDRKLAGIIDYNLAGQDKFVSYMMQEGIFLCFECYREEGLDRETCADMERRFKHFYEGYAQQYPLSQAERNVINVLYNIIRPFRWDKVNNTLEAAQAGAWQEVNERLRWMRRELTREDILDYLES; this is translated from the coding sequence ATGATAACGAAGCAGCATATTGAACCTATTTTGCAATCCTATGTCAAGGATTCGATCCTGTCCTATAACCTCATCGACAATAGCTACGAGGACGAATACCGGTATATTGTCATCGTCCAGACCGCGAAGCATGGCCCTCTTGTCTTGAAATGCTATAGCGATTCGTATACCAACGGCGACAAGATTGACGGCTGGGCAAGGTTGGCGCAGGCGTACCGGCAAGGCGGCATACGTACGCCGCGCTTCTATCCCGCGGACAACGGCAGCTATAGCGTGGCCATAAGCGTGGAAGGCCTTCCGTTCCAAGTGTGGGCGGAAGAATATATGCCGTATCCGACCATGGATGATCGGGATCTGGACATGGAAGATATGAGCGCCGGCTTTCTGAGACAATTGGGAAGCTGTATGGGGAATATGCACACTAAGGCGCTCCAGGAACGGATTGAGTATGACTGGAACAGTCCCTACGTCCTGCTTGATCCGGAGGAGGAGAACTACAGCGACGCCAAGCAATGGTATGAAACGCTCAAGTATTCGGAAGCCGATTATGCTCTTATTGAAGAAATATGGGATGTCTACAACCGGAAGCGCAAGGAGCTGGAAGCGGCCTTCCCTGGGCTGCCGGCCGGCGGAGTGCAGGGGGACTTGTCGCTGAATAACCTGCTGATCGATGAGGATCGGAAGCTGGCGGGCATTATCGATTACAATCTGGCCGGCCAGGACAAGTTCGTCAGCTATATGATGCAGGAGGGAATCTTCCTCTGCTTCGAATGCTATCGGGAAGAGGGGCTTGATCGGGAGACATGCGCCGATATGGAGCGGCGCTTCAAGCATTTTTACGAGGGATACGCCCAGCAGTATCCGCTGTCCCAGGCGGAACGGAACGTCATTAATGTGCTGTATAACATCATCCGGCCGTTCCGCTGGGATAAAGTAAACAATACGCTGGAGGCGGCGCAGGCTGGCGCATGGCAGGAAGTGAACGAGCGTCTGCGCTGGATGCGCCGCGAGTTGACGCGAGAGGATATATTGGACTATTTGGAGTCGTAG
- a CDS encoding ABC transporter substrate-binding protein, whose protein sequence is MLLVVLMGTLVSACSGSPSSTNPPKEEPTPSDTAKTEPANENTAQTPKDGGTLTLSTFSDIVTANPLFATDTASGDAVNLMFARLYDLDRQANIVVEPWSLAAELPQISEDSKTYTIKLKPEAKWSDGQPVTADDLIYTINTMRNPDTASPAISQFEHVDTITKIDTHTVEIKLGQIFAPFLYSLKMELVPQHILKDVPVKELKQHIFGSDPAKTVTNGPWKWTEWKQKQYLSFEADPNYWGAKKPHIAKVIYKIYADQNTEVQALIKGDIDSISAIPVTQLDAVQKRENLRVILAPGPMYEYLGFNFNGMNFPNNESFFTGQKTRQAIAHALNRQGMVDNILKGTGQLMNSPFLPGSWADPGEAAVVYNYDLEQAKKLLAEDGWTAGDDGILTKNGQRFSFELQYNTGNSRREQVAAVIQQNLKDIGIEVQPRGIDFSAWQEQNVIPGKYQAVLAAWSLTDPDPNSESIFSSKFFPPNQNGGWYKNEKLDELWVKGYSVVDQNERKKVYEEIGKEITTDLPYVFLYQYGTPQGLGPKVKFAEEDRPEPSLAYGYMFRIINWWVE, encoded by the coding sequence ATGCTGCTTGTGGTGCTTATGGGAACGCTGGTCTCAGCGTGCAGTGGTTCACCTTCATCGACGAATCCACCCAAGGAAGAACCAACACCGTCCGACACAGCCAAGACGGAACCGGCAAATGAAAATACGGCGCAAACGCCAAAGGATGGCGGAACGCTCACGCTGAGCACCTTCTCGGACATCGTGACGGCCAACCCGTTATTTGCGACCGACACTGCTTCAGGAGATGCCGTCAACTTGATGTTTGCCAGACTGTACGATCTCGATCGGCAAGCCAACATTGTGGTAGAACCTTGGTCCCTAGCCGCCGAGCTTCCCCAGATTAGCGAAGACTCGAAGACCTATACGATCAAGTTGAAGCCCGAAGCGAAATGGAGCGACGGCCAGCCGGTTACGGCGGATGATCTGATCTACACGATTAATACGATGCGCAACCCGGATACCGCTTCCCCAGCCATCAGTCAATTCGAACATGTCGACACCATCACCAAAATCGATACCCACACCGTAGAAATCAAGCTCGGGCAAATCTTTGCTCCCTTCCTTTACTCTCTAAAAATGGAACTCGTGCCCCAACATATTTTGAAGGATGTTCCGGTCAAGGAACTGAAGCAGCATATTTTTGGCTCCGACCCTGCCAAGACCGTAACGAACGGCCCATGGAAATGGACGGAATGGAAGCAGAAGCAGTATTTGAGCTTCGAAGCCGACCCGAATTATTGGGGGGCCAAGAAGCCGCATATCGCTAAAGTCATCTACAAAATTTATGCGGACCAAAATACCGAAGTGCAAGCGCTCATCAAAGGCGATATCGACTCCATCTCTGCGATTCCGGTCACGCAGCTCGATGCGGTGCAGAAACGGGAAAATCTCCGCGTCATACTTGCCCCGGGGCCAATGTATGAATACCTTGGCTTCAATTTCAACGGCATGAACTTCCCGAACAATGAGAGCTTCTTCACCGGCCAGAAGACGAGACAGGCGATCGCTCATGCGCTCAACCGCCAAGGCATGGTTGACAACATCCTGAAGGGCACCGGCCAATTGATGAATTCGCCGTTCCTGCCAGGCTCCTGGGCAGACCCGGGAGAAGCTGCGGTCGTCTATAACTACGATCTGGAGCAAGCGAAGAAGCTGTTGGCGGAAGACGGATGGACAGCGGGCGACGATGGCATTTTGACCAAGAACGGGCAGCGCTTCTCCTTCGAGCTTCAATACAATACGGGGAACAGCCGCCGCGAGCAAGTCGCCGCCGTCATCCAACAGAACTTGAAGGACATCGGGATTGAAGTGCAGCCAAGAGGAATCGACTTCTCCGCATGGCAAGAACAGAACGTGATTCCAGGGAAATATCAGGCCGTATTGGCGGCATGGTCCTTGACCGATCCGGACCCGAACTCGGAAAGCATTTTCTCATCGAAATTCTTCCCGCCGAATCAAAATGGGGGCTGGTACAAGAACGAGAAGCTGGATGAACTGTGGGTAAAGGGGTATTCCGTTGTCGATCAGAACGAACGGAAAAAAGTATACGAAGAGATCGGCAAAGAAATCACCACGGATCTTCCTTATGTATTCTTGTACCAGTACGGCACGCCGCAAGGCTTGGGCCCTAAGGTCAAATTTGCGGAAGAAGACAGACCGGAGCCTTCGCTTGCCTACGGTTATATGTTCCGCATCATCAACTGGTGGGTAGAGTAA